The proteins below are encoded in one region of Streptomyces roseirectus:
- a CDS encoding ATP-binding protein, whose amino-acid sequence MSIWWSLHLRRDAASVPLARRLLLGTMETAGVDPDVCYDLSVALSEACANAVEHGGGTTSEAFRVTAYLDGEKCRIEVADSGPGFTTAQRTPRVSSSDAEQGRGLYLIQQLADHVHIGNKPGRGGAVVSFDKILKWRKDAPLVAV is encoded by the coding sequence ATGAGCATCTGGTGGTCACTGCATCTGCGGCGCGATGCCGCGAGCGTGCCCCTCGCCCGCCGCCTGCTGCTCGGCACGATGGAGACCGCCGGCGTCGATCCCGACGTCTGCTACGACCTCTCCGTCGCCCTGAGCGAGGCATGCGCGAACGCCGTCGAACACGGCGGAGGCACCACATCGGAGGCGTTCCGGGTCACGGCGTACCTCGACGGCGAGAAGTGCCGCATCGAGGTGGCCGACTCGGGCCCGGGCTTCACCACCGCCCAGAGAACCCCCAGAGTCTCCTCCTCCGACGCGGAACAGGGCCGGGGCCTCTACCTCATCCAACAGCTCGCCGACCACGTCCACATCGGCAACAAGCCAGGCCGGGGCGGCGCGGTAGTCAGCTTCGACAAGATCCTGAAGTGGCGCAAGGACGCCCCGCTGGTAGCCGTGTGA
- a CDS encoding aminopeptidase P family protein yields MSDELTPETPETPETEETEAIKPRKNGLYPGVSDELAENMKSGWADTELRDLAPLPQAAETAARRAALSARFPGERIVVPAGNLKVRSNDTDYPFRASVEYAYLTGNQTEDGVLVLEPTASGGHSATLYLLPRSDRENGEFWLSGQGELWVGRRHSLTEAERLYGLPVSDVRKLADALRGATGAVRVVRGYDAGIEAALHDKVTAERDEELRVFLSEARLVKDDFEVAELQKAVDSTVRGFEDVVRVLDKAEATSERYIEGTFFLRARVEGNDVGYGTIAAAGAHACTLHWVRNDGPVRAGELLLLDAGVETHTYYTADVTRTLPINGRFDAVQRRVYDAVYDAQEAGIAAVRPGAKYRDFHDAAQRVLAERLVEWGLVEGPVERVLELGLQRRWTLHGTGHMLGMDVHDCAAARVESYVDGTLEAGMVLTVEPGLYFQADDLTVPEEYRGIGVRIEDDILVTAEGNRNMSDGLPRQADEVESWMASLKG; encoded by the coding sequence GTGTCCGACGAGCTCACCCCGGAGACCCCGGAGACCCCGGAGACCGAGGAAACCGAGGCGATCAAGCCGCGCAAGAACGGGCTGTACCCCGGCGTCTCCGACGAGCTGGCCGAGAACATGAAGTCCGGCTGGGCCGACACGGAGCTGCGCGACCTCGCGCCGCTCCCGCAGGCCGCCGAGACGGCCGCCCGGCGCGCCGCGCTCTCCGCCCGCTTCCCCGGCGAGCGGATCGTCGTCCCCGCGGGCAACCTCAAGGTCCGGTCCAACGACACGGACTACCCGTTCCGCGCGTCCGTCGAGTACGCGTACCTCACGGGCAACCAGACCGAGGACGGCGTCCTCGTCCTGGAGCCGACCGCGTCCGGCGGGCACAGCGCGACGCTCTACCTGCTGCCCCGCTCCGACCGCGAGAACGGCGAGTTCTGGCTCTCGGGCCAGGGTGAGCTGTGGGTGGGGCGCCGGCACTCGCTCACCGAGGCCGAGCGGCTGTACGGGCTGCCCGTCTCGGACGTCCGCAAGCTCGCGGACGCGCTGCGCGGGGCGACCGGGGCCGTGCGGGTCGTGCGCGGGTACGACGCCGGCATCGAGGCCGCGCTCCACGACAAGGTCACCGCCGAGCGGGACGAGGAGCTGCGGGTCTTCCTCTCCGAGGCGCGGCTCGTCAAGGACGACTTCGAGGTGGCCGAACTCCAGAAGGCCGTCGACTCGACCGTGCGCGGGTTCGAGGACGTCGTCCGCGTGCTCGACAAGGCCGAGGCGACGTCCGAGCGGTACATCGAGGGGACGTTCTTCCTGCGGGCGCGGGTCGAGGGGAACGACGTCGGGTACGGGACGATCGCGGCGGCCGGGGCGCACGCGTGCACGTTGCACTGGGTGCGGAACGACGGTCCGGTGCGGGCTGGGGAGCTGCTGCTGCTTGACGCCGGGGTCGAGACCCACACGTATTACACCGCCGACGTGACGCGGACCCTGCCCATCAACGGGCGGTTCGACGCGGTGCAGCGGCGGGTGTACGACGCCGTGTACGACGCGCAGGAGGCGGGGATCGCGGCGGTGCGGCCCGGGGCGAAGTACCGGGACTTCCATGACGCCGCGCAGCGGGTGCTGGCCGAGCGGCTGGTGGAGTGGGGGCTTGTCGAGGGGCCCGTGGAGCGGGTGCTCGAGCTGGGGCTTCAGCGCCGGTGGACGTTGCACGGGACGGGTCACATGCTCGGGATGGACGTCCACGACTGCGCTGCCGCGCGGGTGGAGTCGTACGTCGACGGGACGCTCGAGGCGGGGATGGTGCTGACCGTCGAGCCCGGGTTGTACTTCCAGGCCGATGATCTGACCGTGCCGGAGGAGTACCGGGGGATCGGGGTGCGGATCGAGGACGACATCCTCGTGACGGCCGAGGGGAACCGGAACATGTCCGACGGGCTGCCCCGGCAGGCGGACGAGGTGGAGTCGTGGATGGCTTCGCTGAAGGGCTGA
- a CDS encoding PP2C family protein-serine/threonine phosphatase: protein MRAADVTGTTGSPGVSDALGAGHAPGFPGAPGAPGAPGAPGAPGAPGAPGAPGAPGMIGAPGLPGTADVTGAAGLHGTLGPAGAPGAFGPGHVPGAPGMIGASGLPGAADATGAAGPHGTLGPASTPGSPSTGHVSGSAGVSGAPGVVGFRGGTEGSAVPGVGLFGAGGVRSGFAGAVVWLYDEAGVPDERRRHLVGLYVRFAGVHVGRLLEVERMRACVGTVAEELLPARLPRVAGMRLAVRHRSGVRGGGDWYDALPLPDAALGLAVGSVTGSGPSAVAAMGRLRASLRAYAVMEGEDPVAVLSDLELLLRLTEPARAATALFAYCEPGPRKITLAGAGHCPPLLTGERRTEFVETSVSAPLGMLSCWEAPSVDLEAAPGETVLLYTDGLLRRTGEPIDRAFNRLHSAAAGIPRALRDDPGAIADHVLRAMLPAGADDDVTEDVVLLAARFD, encoded by the coding sequence CTGAGGGCTGCCGACGTCACCGGCACTACCGGCTCCCCCGGCGTCTCCGACGCACTCGGCGCCGGCCATGCCCCGGGCTTCCCCGGTGCTCCCGGTGCTCCCGGTGCTCCCGGTGCTCCCGGTGCTCCCGGTGCTCCCGGTGCTCCCGGTGCTCCCGGTGCTCCCGGCATGATCGGCGCCCCGGGGCTGCCCGGAACCGCCGACGTCACCGGCGCTGCCGGCCTCCACGGCACCCTCGGCCCCGCCGGTGCTCCCGGCGCCTTCGGCCCCGGCCATGTTCCTGGTGCTCCCGGCATGATCGGCGCCTCAGGGCTACCCGGCGCCGCCGACGCCACCGGCGCTGCCGGTCCCCACGGCACCCTCGGCCCCGCCAGCACCCCCGGCTCCCCCAGCACCGGCCATGTTTCCGGGTCCGCCGGCGTCTCCGGTGCTCCCGGGGTCGTCGGGTTTCGGGGTGGGACCGAGGGCTCGGCCGTCCCTGGTGTCGGGCTCTTCGGGGCAGGGGGTGTGCGCAGTGGGTTCGCCGGGGCTGTGGTGTGGCTTTATGACGAGGCTGGGGTGCCGGATGAGCGGCGGCGGCATTTGGTGGGGCTGTATGTGCGGTTCGCGGGGGTGCATGTGGGGCGGTTGTTGGAGGTGGAGCGGATGAGGGCGTGTGTGGGGACGGTGGCGGAGGAGTTGTTGCCGGCGCGGTTGCCGAGGGTCGCGGGGATGCGGCTCGCGGTGCGGCACCGGAGTGGGGTGCGTGGGGGTGGGGACTGGTACGACGCGCTGCCGTTGCCGGACGCCGCGCTCGGGCTCGCCGTCGGGTCGGTCACCGGGAGCGGGCCGAGCGCGGTCGCGGCGATGGGGAGGCTGCGGGCCTCGCTGCGGGCGTACGCGGTGATGGAGGGCGAGGACCCCGTCGCCGTCCTGTCCGACCTCGAACTGCTTCTGCGCCTGACCGAACCGGCCCGCGCCGCGACCGCGCTGTTCGCGTACTGCGAGCCGGGCCCGCGGAAGATCACCCTCGCCGGGGCGGGCCACTGCCCCCCGCTGCTGACCGGCGAGCGGCGCACCGAGTTCGTGGAGACGTCCGTGTCGGCGCCGCTCGGCATGCTGTCCTGCTGGGAGGCGCCGAGCGTCGACCTGGAGGCCGCGCCGGGAGAGACGGTTCTGCTCTACACCGACGGCCTCCTGCGCCGCACCGGCGAGCCGATCGACCGCGCCTTCAACCGCCTGCACTCGGCCGCCGCCGGCATCCCGAGGGCCCTGCGGGACGACCCCGGGGCCATCGCGGACCACGTCCTGCGGGCGATGCTGCCCGCCGGCGCGGACGACGACGTCACCGAGGACGTCGTCCTGCTGGCGGCGCGGTTCGATTAG
- a CDS encoding bifunctional DNA primase/polymerase yields the protein MREILGRRRRLLSQRGDGMPELIDAALTFATKWQWPVLPGAAADPEGRSRCTCPDPGCTVPGAHPFDPGLLAATTDARMVRWWWTNRPASPIVLATGGTAPCAVSLPARAAAQALAELDAKGMRLGPVVAAPARWAILVKPYSMEQLGELLYAKDYVPGSLRFHGEGGYLALPPSLSGHGDIRWERAPLPGSASPWVPDVEAVVDTVVDVLTRTGVSAPEL from the coding sequence ATGCGCGAGATCCTCGGAAGGCGACGCAGGCTTCTGTCCCAACGCGGCGACGGGATGCCTGAGTTGATCGACGCGGCCCTGACCTTCGCGACGAAGTGGCAGTGGCCCGTGCTCCCCGGTGCGGCGGCCGACCCCGAGGGGCGGTCGAGGTGCACCTGCCCCGACCCGGGCTGCACCGTGCCCGGCGCGCACCCCTTCGACCCCGGCCTCCTCGCCGCCACCACCGACGCCCGCATGGTCCGCTGGTGGTGGACCAACCGCCCGGCCTCCCCGATCGTCCTGGCCACCGGAGGCACCGCGCCCTGTGCCGTCAGCCTCCCCGCCCGCGCCGCCGCCCAGGCGCTCGCCGAACTCGACGCCAAGGGCATGCGGCTCGGCCCGGTCGTCGCCGCTCCCGCGCGCTGGGCGATCCTCGTCAAGCCGTACTCCATGGAACAGCTGGGCGAACTCCTGTACGCCAAGGACTACGTCCCCGGCTCCCTGCGCTTCCACGGCGAGGGCGGCTACCTCGCCCTCCCGCCCTCCCTCTCCGGCCACGGCGACATCCGCTGGGAACGCGCCCCGCTGCCCGGCTCGGCGTCCCCCTGGGTGCCCGACGTGGAAGCGGTCGTCGACACGGTCGTCGACGTCCTCACTCGTACGGGTGTGAGCGCCCCCGAGTTGTAG
- a CDS encoding DUF5926 family protein, with the protein MAKKRPQTKAQGPQATAGEIPVVGAREPCPCNSGRRYKACHGRAAAQAVTELVHRPFEGLAGECDWVALRELVPAATAELTLKGGLPDGVPSVTLATVLPMAWPALRRDDGSVLLGLQNDTSSGDVSRDLADNLLRALEAAPGTPVQGRRAPTDGPRLQDLLDPEGGFEPVVHTGFDFWVTDAQNAAADVAASLERANEAVIPTVKLAGVESAYWCETPEKNHLRWVMPHPEERLLDALARLHAAGTAGLGEGTRLIGSFRAHGLTVPVWDLPSEVRAEDVEKPAAEFAERLAAALATDAPLTADERRARGGLTNRQVTLS; encoded by the coding sequence ATGGCCAAGAAGCGACCCCAGACCAAGGCCCAGGGGCCTCAGGCGACCGCTGGTGAGATTCCGGTCGTGGGGGCGCGGGAGCCCTGCCCCTGCAACAGCGGCCGGCGTTACAAGGCGTGCCACGGGCGCGCGGCGGCGCAGGCGGTCACGGAGCTGGTGCACCGGCCGTTCGAAGGGCTCGCGGGCGAGTGCGACTGGGTCGCGCTGCGGGAGCTGGTCCCGGCGGCCACCGCCGAGCTGACGCTGAAGGGCGGCCTGCCGGACGGCGTGCCCTCGGTGACGCTCGCGACGGTGCTCCCGATGGCGTGGCCGGCGCTGCGGCGCGACGACGGCTCCGTCCTGCTCGGCCTGCAGAACGACACCTCCTCCGGTGACGTGAGCCGCGACCTCGCGGACAACCTGCTGCGCGCGCTGGAGGCCGCGCCGGGGACCCCGGTGCAGGGCCGCAGGGCGCCGACGGACGGGCCCCGGCTCCAGGACCTGCTGGATCCCGAAGGCGGGTTCGAGCCAGTTGTGCACACCGGTTTCGACTTCTGGGTGACGGACGCCCAGAACGCGGCGGCCGACGTGGCGGCGTCCCTGGAGCGGGCCAACGAGGCGGTGATCCCGACGGTGAAGCTGGCCGGCGTGGAGTCCGCGTACTGGTGCGAGACGCCGGAGAAGAACCACCTCAGGTGGGTCATGCCGCACCCGGAGGAGCGTCTTCTGGACGCCCTCGCGCGGCTGCACGCGGCGGGCACCGCCGGCCTCGGCGAGGGGACCCGACTGATCGGTTCCTTCCGGGCCCACGGCCTGACCGTGCCGGTCTGGGACCTGCCGAGCGAGGTGCGCGCGGAGGACGTCGAGAAGCCCGCCGCCGAGTTCGCCGAGCGCCTGGCGGCGGCCCTGGCCACGGACGCCCCGCTGACCGCCGACGAGCGTCGCGCGCGCGGCGGTCTGACGAACCGACAGGTCACGCTGAGCTGA
- a CDS encoding ATP-binding protein, with product MRQRTDLYRFPVQAKGASTRWRGAKEVSGVALVVAQEVPTSSSMAVAHGPAGVGEARHRMRDQLRVGGVSEAVIDDAVLILSELLSNACKHGRPLGDALAGDGDVRAAWRVDARGRLLVEVTDGGGPTRPAPATPSVTAHGGRGLNIISTLAHDWGVRDDVHGEVTVWVVVHNDVHDPDARGDSDFAARMASPSLAGLDFDDLDDLE from the coding sequence ATGCGTCAGCGGACGGACCTCTACCGGTTTCCGGTACAGGCCAAGGGGGCATCCACTCGGTGGCGTGGGGCTAAGGAGGTCTCGGGGGTGGCGTTGGTGGTGGCACAGGAGGTGCCCACGTCGTCGAGCATGGCCGTGGCCCACGGCCCTGCGGGCGTGGGCGAGGCGAGACACCGGATGCGGGACCAGCTCCGCGTCGGCGGGGTCTCCGAGGCGGTCATCGACGACGCCGTACTGATCCTTTCCGAACTGCTCAGCAACGCGTGCAAGCACGGCCGTCCGCTCGGCGACGCGCTCGCGGGCGACGGCGACGTCCGCGCCGCCTGGCGCGTGGACGCGCGCGGGCGCCTGCTCGTGGAGGTGACGGACGGCGGTGGCCCGACCCGGCCCGCCCCGGCGACGCCCTCGGTCACCGCGCACGGCGGCCGGGGCCTCAACATCATCTCGACGCTCGCGCACGACTGGGGCGTCCGCGACGACGTCCACGGCGAGGTCACCGTCTGGGTCGTCGTCCACAACGACGTCCACGACCCCGACGCGCGCGGGGACAGCGACTTCGCGGCCCGCATGGCGAGCCCGTCCCTGGCGGGGCTGGACTTCGACGACCTCGACGACCTGGAGTAG
- a CDS encoding glycerophosphodiester phosphodiesterase codes for MTHARQHHIQVVAHRGASEEAPEHTLAAYRKAIEDGADALECDVRLTADGHLVCVHDRRVNRTSNGRGAVSALELAELNALDFGSWKTRRAARARAGDEEEPDWEFRPEDREHTSVLTLERLLELVADAGRPVELAIETKHPTRWAGQVEERLLDLLGRFGLAAPPAPAESAVRIMSFSARSLHRVRAAAPTLPTVYLMQFVSPRLRDGRLPVGVGIAGPSMRIVRSHPAYVRRLKRAGHQVHVWTVNESSDVDLCVELGVDAIITNRPKAVLRHLGGV; via the coding sequence GTGACCCACGCACGCCAGCACCACATCCAGGTCGTCGCCCACCGCGGCGCCTCCGAAGAGGCCCCCGAGCACACCCTGGCCGCCTACCGGAAGGCCATCGAGGACGGCGCGGACGCGCTGGAGTGCGACGTACGGCTCACCGCGGACGGGCACCTCGTCTGCGTGCACGACCGTCGCGTCAACCGGACGTCCAACGGGCGCGGGGCGGTCTCCGCGCTGGAGCTGGCCGAGCTGAACGCCCTGGACTTCGGCTCCTGGAAGACGCGGCGGGCCGCACGCGCGCGGGCGGGCGACGAGGAGGAGCCCGACTGGGAGTTCCGCCCGGAGGACCGGGAGCACACCTCCGTGCTGACCCTGGAACGCCTCCTGGAGCTGGTCGCGGACGCGGGCCGGCCGGTGGAGCTGGCGATCGAGACGAAGCATCCGACGCGTTGGGCCGGACAGGTGGAGGAGCGCCTGCTCGACCTGCTCGGCCGGTTCGGCCTGGCCGCGCCGCCCGCGCCCGCCGAGTCGGCCGTCCGGATCATGAGCTTCTCGGCGCGGTCGCTGCACCGCGTGCGCGCGGCCGCGCCGACGCTGCCGACGGTGTACCTGATGCAGTTCGTCTCCCCGCGCCTGCGCGACGGGCGGCTGCCGGTGGGGGTGGGGATCGCGGGGCCGTCGATGCGGATCGTGCGCAGCCACCCCGCGTACGTGCGCCGGCTGAAGCGGGCGGGGCACCAGGTGCACGTGTGGACGGTCAACGAGTCGTCGGACGTCGACCTGTGTGTGGAGCTGGGGGTCGACGCGATCATCACGAACCGGCCGAAGGCGGTGCTGCGGCACCTCGGCGGGGTCTGA
- a CDS encoding S1C family serine protease, which yields MNTENEGTEVPPAPSAPPVPVDSPTTSAAAAPEAAPTTELPKTPAQAPASAQAPAPAPAGAPDGNWPPPAPAAAPAASQDRPQDPYAGAPTAVDGSWPPPVPATPSYADGGAGAGGAWGAAYGQEPAPKRKGRGGLVAAVLVAALVAGGLGGALGYTMAKDNDDNGSTTVSASDSGGSLKRDAGTVAGVAARALPSTVTIQAESSSGDGGTGTGFVFDTQGHIVTNNHVVAEAVDGGKVTATFPNGRKYDAEVVGHAQGYDVAVIKLKSAPSDLKPLTLGDSDKVAVGDSTIAIGAPFGLSNTVTTGIISAKNRPVASSDGSGSNNSYMSALQTDASINPGNSGGPLLDAQGNVIGINSAIQSSGSGGGLGGGQAGSIGLGFAIPINQAKYVAQQLIKTGQPVYAKIGASVSLEEGTGGAKIANGASSIEAGGPAAQAGLKTGDVITKLDDTVIDSGPTLIGEIWTHKPGDRVTITYQRGGKTQTVELTLGTRTGDS from the coding sequence GTGAACACCGAGAACGAGGGCACCGAGGTACCCCCGGCCCCGTCCGCACCCCCCGTGCCGGTGGACTCTCCCACGACGTCCGCCGCTGCCGCGCCCGAGGCGGCACCGACGACCGAGCTGCCGAAGACGCCGGCCCAGGCTCCGGCATCGGCCCAGGCTCCTGCTCCGGCCCCGGCGGGCGCGCCTGACGGGAACTGGCCGCCGCCCGCGCCTGCCGCTGCCCCCGCCGCCTCCCAGGACCGGCCGCAGGACCCGTACGCGGGCGCGCCCACGGCCGTGGACGGCTCCTGGCCGCCGCCGGTCCCGGCGACCCCGTCGTACGCGGACGGCGGCGCCGGCGCGGGCGGCGCGTGGGGGGCGGCGTACGGGCAGGAGCCCGCGCCCAAGCGCAAGGGGCGGGGCGGGCTCGTCGCGGCCGTCCTGGTGGCCGCGCTGGTCGCCGGCGGACTCGGCGGCGCGCTCGGCTACACGATGGCCAAGGACAACGACGACAACGGCTCGACGACCGTCTCCGCGTCCGACAGCGGCGGCTCGCTCAAGCGCGACGCCGGCACGGTCGCGGGCGTCGCCGCGCGGGCGCTGCCCAGCACCGTGACCATCCAGGCCGAGTCCAGCAGTGGCGACGGCGGCACCGGCACCGGCTTCGTCTTCGACACCCAGGGCCACATCGTCACCAACAACCACGTCGTCGCCGAGGCGGTGGACGGCGGCAAGGTCACGGCGACCTTCCCGAACGGCCGGAAGTACGACGCCGAGGTCGTCGGCCACGCGCAGGGGTACGACGTCGCCGTCATCAAGCTCAAGAGCGCGCCCTCGGACCTCAAGCCGCTCACGCTCGGCGACTCCGACAAGGTCGCCGTCGGCGACTCCACGATCGCCATCGGCGCGCCCTTCGGGCTGTCCAACACGGTGACGACCGGCATCATCAGCGCGAAGAACCGTCCCGTCGCCTCCTCGGACGGCTCCGGCAGCAACAACTCGTACATGAGCGCCCTGCAGACCGACGCCTCGATCAACCCCGGCAACTCCGGCGGGCCCCTGCTCGACGCCCAGGGCAACGTGATCGGCATCAACTCGGCCATCCAGTCCAGCGGCAGCGGCGGTGGCCTCGGCGGCGGCCAGGCGGGCTCGATCGGCCTCGGCTTCGCCATCCCGATCAACCAGGCCAAGTACGTCGCCCAGCAGCTCATCAAGACCGGCCAGCCGGTGTACGCGAAGATCGGCGCCTCCGTCTCCCTCGAAGAGGGCACCGGCGGCGCCAAGATCGCCAACGGCGCCTCCTCCATCGAGGCGGGCGGCCCCGCCGCCCAGGCCGGCCTCAAGACCGGCGACGTCATCACCAAGCTCGACGACACCGTCATCGACTCCGGCCCCACCCTCATCGGCGAGATCTGGACCCACAAGCCCGGCGACCGCGTGACGATCACCTACCAGCGGGGCGGCAAGACCCAGACAGTGGAACTGACCCTGGGCACGCGCACGGGCGACAGCTGA
- a CDS encoding SMI1/KNR4 family protein, translating into MAELPFPAPLAAALAHPFDYFSDGIDFMALDGFMSASETAEWFRAWTGNPEVDGDEFRVFGRDGTGGYAAFWLVREGRELAEQPVVFLGSEGDTGVVARDLGEFLWVLAGGLGPLEAIDAYGVGLDGRPNAELAAVAEEFAAGGA; encoded by the coding sequence ATGGCCGAACTCCCTTTCCCCGCACCCCTCGCCGCCGCCCTGGCGCACCCCTTCGACTACTTCTCCGACGGCATCGACTTCATGGCCCTCGACGGGTTCATGTCGGCGTCGGAGACCGCGGAGTGGTTCCGGGCGTGGACCGGGAACCCTGAGGTGGACGGGGATGAGTTCCGGGTGTTCGGGCGGGACGGCACGGGCGGGTACGCGGCGTTCTGGCTGGTCCGCGAGGGGCGTGAACTCGCCGAGCAGCCCGTCGTGTTCCTCGGGTCCGAGGGGGATACCGGGGTCGTCGCGCGTGATCTCGGCGAGTTTCTTTGGGTGTTGGCGGGCGGGCTGGGTCCGTTGGAGGCGATCGACGCGTACGGGGTGGGCCTGGACGGACGTCCGAACGCGGAACTGGCGGCGGTGGCCGAGGAGTTCGCGGCGGGCGGCGCGTGA
- a CDS encoding bifunctional DNA primase/polymerase: MATTDRQATTLALAHALSAAERGLAVIPLSRTKLPALRSPHRLDPPGTPPCHGECGRPGHGVYDATTDPARIRALFAMAPWATGYGIACGLAPHHLIGVDLDTKGDTDSTAALRELALRHLFTIPPTVVVLTPSGGRHLWLTGPSDVVVPNSAGRLAPGIDIRGAGGYLVGPGSRTDRGVYATAPGTGHLPPAPCPRALLRLLLPPPRSSHTGPASQHGHGLVQFVLAAHEGQRNTRLFWAACRAYENNLGLSQALFEAAIRTGLSPREARSTLASAARLTGRRGEEG, from the coding sequence ATGGCCACCACCGACCGGCAGGCCACGACACTGGCCCTCGCCCACGCGCTCTCGGCCGCCGAACGCGGCCTGGCCGTCATCCCCTTGTCCCGCACCAAGCTCCCGGCCCTGCGCTCCCCCCACCGCCTCGACCCGCCCGGCACCCCGCCGTGCCACGGCGAGTGCGGGCGCCCCGGGCACGGCGTGTACGACGCGACGACCGACCCCGCGCGCATCCGCGCGCTGTTCGCGATGGCGCCCTGGGCGACCGGGTACGGCATCGCCTGCGGGCTGGCGCCGCACCACCTCATCGGCGTCGACCTGGACACGAAGGGGGACACCGACTCCACCGCCGCGCTAAGGGAGTTGGCGCTGCGCCACCTCTTCACGATCCCGCCGACGGTCGTCGTCCTCACGCCCTCAGGCGGGCGCCACCTCTGGCTCACCGGGCCGTCCGACGTCGTCGTCCCCAACTCCGCGGGGCGGCTCGCGCCCGGCATCGACATCCGGGGGGCGGGGGGATACCTCGTGGGGCCCGGCTCGCGTACGGACCGGGGGGTCTACGCGACGGCTCCCGGCACCGGTCACCTCCCCCCGGCGCCCTGTCCGCGCGCCCTCCTCCGCCTCCTCCTCCCGCCCCCGCGCTCCTCCCACACCGGCCCCGCCTCCCAACATGGGCACGGGCTCGTCCAGTTCGTCCTCGCGGCCCACGAAGGGCAGCGCAACACCCGCCTCTTCTGGGCCGCTTGCCGCGCCTACGAGAACAACCTCGGCCTCTCACAAGCCCTGTTCGAGGCCGCGATCCGCACGGGACTGAGCCCACGCGAGGCACGCTCGACGCTGGCTTCGGCGGCTCGGTTGACGGGGAGGCGGGGGGAAGAGGGGTGA
- a CDS encoding bifunctional MaoC family dehydratase N-terminal/OB-fold nucleic acid binding domain-containing protein: MPEEDDGRQLAARERQLAAYERQLKAYEGEPAAVAGIAKDPVDAAMIRHWCEALGDTNPAYTGPDAVAPATMLQVWTMGGLSGPASRTDAYVQLLALLDDLGCTAVVATDSEQEYVRPLRLGERVTFDSVIESVSGRKTTKLGAGYFVTTRTDVRCGDGELVGTHRFRILKYAPRSPASPPSPATHLRPRPVINRDNSGFWQGIRRNRLLIQRCLACGTLRLPWIPGCVECGSPEWDTREASGAGTVYSYVVMHHPRFPAFDPPYAVALVELAEGVRLVSEVVDVPYDKVRIGMPVTLEFRAYDDELTLPVFRSGEAAA; the protein is encoded by the coding sequence ATGCCGGAGGAGGACGACGGACGCCAACTCGCGGCGCGCGAACGCCAACTCGCGGCGTACGAGCGGCAACTCAAGGCGTACGAAGGTGAACCCGCCGCCGTCGCCGGGATCGCCAAGGACCCCGTAGACGCCGCCATGATCCGGCACTGGTGCGAGGCGCTGGGCGACACGAACCCCGCGTACACCGGCCCCGACGCCGTCGCCCCGGCCACCATGCTCCAGGTCTGGACGATGGGCGGCCTCTCCGGACCGGCGTCCCGCACCGACGCGTACGTCCAACTCCTCGCCCTCCTCGACGACTTGGGCTGCACGGCAGTCGTCGCCACCGACTCCGAGCAGGAGTACGTCCGCCCGCTGCGGCTCGGCGAGCGCGTCACCTTCGACTCGGTGATCGAGTCGGTGTCGGGGCGGAAGACGACGAAGCTGGGGGCCGGGTACTTCGTCACGACGCGGACCGATGTGCGGTGCGGGGACGGGGAGTTGGTGGGAACGCACCGGTTCCGCATCCTGAAGTACGCGCCCCGCAGCCCCGCTTCCCCTCCATCTCCGGCCACCCACCTCCGCCCCCGCCCCGTCATCAACCGTGACAACTCCGGTTTCTGGCAAGGCATTCGGCGAAACCGCCTCCTCATCCAGCGCTGCCTCGCCTGCGGAACCCTCCGCCTCCCCTGGATCCCCGGCTGTGTGGAGTGCGGTTCGCCGGAGTGGGACACGCGGGAGGCGTCCGGCGCCGGGACCGTGTACTCGTACGTCGTCATGCATCACCCCCGCTTCCCCGCCTTCGACCCCCCGTACGCCGTCGCCCTGGTCGAACTCGCCGAAGGCGTACGGCTGGTGAGCGAGGTGGTCGACGTGCCGTACGACAAGGTCCGGATCGGCATGCCGGTGACGCTCGAATTCCGGGCGTACGACGACGAGTTGACGCTGCCGGTGTTCCGGTCCGGGGAGGCGGCGGCATGA
- a CDS encoding MaoC family dehydratase — MTSPSEGTQLPPLDVEITRTLIVAGAIASRDYQDVHHDPDAARAKGSPDIFMNILTTNGLVGRYLTNHFGPHTRLHKLAIRLGAPNYPGDTMRLTGRVEQVDGTQVTVSITGENSLGRHVTGTAVLSTTPEAYADGDAGAGTDVDAGVGTDGARGVDER, encoded by the coding sequence ATGACGTCACCGTCCGAGGGCACCCAACTCCCCCCGCTGGACGTCGAGATCACCCGGACCCTCATCGTCGCCGGCGCGATCGCGTCCCGCGACTACCAGGACGTCCACCACGACCCCGACGCCGCCCGCGCCAAGGGCTCCCCCGACATCTTCATGAACATCCTCACCACCAACGGCCTCGTCGGCCGCTACCTCACTAACCACTTCGGCCCCCACACCCGCCTCCACAAACTCGCCATCCGCCTCGGCGCCCCCAACTACCCCGGCGACACCATGCGGTTGACCGGCCGAGTGGAACAAGTCGACGGCACACAGGTCACGGTGAGCATCACCGGCGAGAACAGCCTCGGGCGCCATGTGACGGGGACGGCGGTGCTGAGCACGACGCCGGAAGCCTACGCGGACGGTGACGCGGGCGCCGGGACGGACGTCGACGCGGGCGTCGGCACGGACGGCGCGCGGGGTGTGGACGAGCGGTGA